Proteins from a genomic interval of Tenacibaculum sp. SZ-18:
- a CDS encoding DUF4846 domain-containing protein, with product MKRIIILIFTLVLAIVLVRTNSKGKQITNHLKGIVQNTISKTDHINISRDSICTRVRVPKGFKRVNYKKGSFQEYLRNYKLKKHGSPIINYDGSEYFAQHWHDAILEVPVPKNGLQQCADALMRIRAEYLWENKQKDKIGFNFTSGHYCSWKEYAAGYRPKINGNKVTFHKTANPNNSKSNFYKYLNLIYTYAGTASLYNELPKIKAANLQIGDMLVQPGFPGHIEIIVDEVINEKNEKMFLLAQGNTPAQNVCLLKNFEDTNNSPWYQFSENRAIYTPSYYFDEPIFIRFK from the coding sequence ATGAAAAGAATCATAATTTTAATTTTTACTCTAGTACTAGCAATAGTTTTAGTGAGGACCAATTCAAAAGGAAAACAAATTACTAACCACTTGAAAGGAATTGTTCAAAACACTATTTCCAAAACTGATCATATAAATATCTCTCGCGATTCTATTTGTACAAGAGTTCGAGTACCAAAAGGATTTAAACGTGTAAATTATAAAAAGGGATCATTTCAGGAATATTTAAGGAATTATAAACTCAAAAAACATGGATCTCCTATCATAAATTATGATGGCTCTGAATATTTTGCGCAGCATTGGCATGATGCAATTTTAGAAGTACCTGTTCCAAAGAATGGTTTACAACAATGTGCCGATGCATTAATGCGAATAAGAGCAGAATACTTATGGGAGAATAAACAAAAAGATAAAATTGGTTTCAATTTCACCTCAGGTCACTATTGCTCTTGGAAAGAATATGCTGCTGGTTATCGACCTAAAATAAATGGAAATAAAGTAACGTTTCACAAAACGGCTAACCCAAATAACTCGAAAAGTAACTTTTATAAATACTTGAATTTAATTTATACTTATGCAGGTACAGCTTCTCTTTATAATGAATTACCAAAAATTAAGGCAGCAAATCTACAAATTGGTGATATGTTGGTACAACCTGGATTTCCTGGTCATATTGAAATTATAGTTGATGAAGTTATCAATGAAAAAAACGAAAAAATGTTTTTGCTCGCTCAAGGAAATACACCTGCTCAAAATGTTTGTTTATTAAAAAATTTCGAAGATACAAACAACTCACCTTGGTATCAGTTTTCAGAAAACAGAGCTATATATACGCCTAGTTATTATTTCGACGAACCAATATTTATACGATTTAAATAA
- the kdsA gene encoding 3-deoxy-8-phosphooctulonate synthase translates to MNLANIPNIKHTNSNNFFLLAGPCAIEGEEMALRIAEKVIEITDKLEIPYVFKGSFKKANRSRIDSFTGIGNEKALKILRKVSETFNVPTITDIHEVNDATLAAEYVDVLQIPAFLVRQTDLVVAAANTGKVVNLKKGQFMSPEAMQHAVKKVKDSGNDNVWITERGTMFGYQDMLVDFRGIPTMRSYAPTVLDVTHSLQQPNQSSGVTGGRPDMIETIARAGVVNNIDGLFMETHFDPANAKSDGANMLHLDHLEKVLTNLVAIRKVVNTL, encoded by the coding sequence ATGAATTTAGCTAATATTCCTAATATAAAACATACAAATTCAAATAACTTTTTCTTGTTGGCTGGACCTTGCGCAATTGAAGGAGAAGAAATGGCATTACGCATAGCTGAAAAGGTTATTGAAATTACTGACAAATTGGAAATTCCTTATGTATTTAAAGGAAGTTTCAAAAAAGCTAATAGAAGTAGAATTGATAGCTTTACAGGAATAGGAAATGAAAAAGCCTTAAAAATTTTAAGAAAAGTGTCCGAAACTTTTAATGTACCTACTATTACGGATATTCATGAAGTAAATGATGCTACTTTGGCTGCTGAATATGTTGATGTTCTTCAAATACCAGCATTTTTAGTTCGTCAAACGGATTTGGTTGTAGCTGCTGCAAATACGGGTAAAGTTGTTAATTTAAAAAAAGGACAATTTATGAGTCCTGAAGCAATGCAGCATGCCGTAAAAAAGGTTAAGGATTCTGGAAATGATAATGTTTGGATAACTGAGAGAGGTACTATGTTCGGATATCAAGATATGTTAGTCGATTTTCGAGGGATCCCTACAATGAGAAGTTATGCGCCTACTGTTTTAGATGTAACACATTCTTTACAACAACCCAACCAAAGTTCAGGAGTAACAGGAGGAAGACCAGATATGATCGAAACAATAGCTCGAGCAGGTGTTGTAAATAATATAGATGGATTATTTATGGAAACTCACTTTGATCCAGCAAATGCAAAATCTGATGGTGCAAATATGTTACACCTGGATCATCTAGAAAAAGTTTTAACTAATTTGGTAGCTATTAGAAAAGTAGTGAATACTTTATAA
- a CDS encoding M28 family metallopeptidase, translating into MKKICILLAFLVIALSCKKDNKPDSIETVKEKEQTLITSFDHTKIKKHLYTLASDEMEGRATGTPGIEKAAQYIENEFGKIGLNFYNNLTSYRQNFEYDKVKMFNIIGVLEGRSKKNEYVIISAHYDHLKMKKEGKDRIYNGANDDASGVTGVIALAEFFKTRNNNERSIIFICFTAEEIGLIGSKYFVKDIDASNFVAGINLEMIGKEAKFGPRTAWLTGFEKSNFGQLIQQNLEGSGYKLYPDPYKNYSLFFRSDNALFARLGIPAHTFSTTSIDLDPDYHKVTDEPETCNINALTEAIKAVAIGISSIVNGKDTPTRIK; encoded by the coding sequence ATGAAAAAAATATGCATTCTACTGGCTTTCTTGGTTATTGCCTTATCTTGTAAAAAAGATAACAAACCTGATTCGATAGAAACAGTAAAAGAAAAGGAACAAACTTTAATTACTTCATTTGATCATACAAAAATTAAAAAACATTTGTATACTCTTGCTTCAGATGAGATGGAAGGAAGAGCTACAGGGACTCCTGGCATTGAAAAAGCGGCTCAGTACATCGAAAATGAATTTGGAAAAATAGGATTAAACTTTTACAACAACTTAACTTCTTACCGACAAAATTTTGAATATGATAAAGTTAAAATGTTCAATATAATCGGAGTTTTGGAAGGAAGAAGTAAAAAAAACGAATATGTAATTATTTCTGCACACTACGATCATTTGAAAATGAAAAAAGAAGGTAAGGATAGAATTTACAACGGAGCAAATGATGATGCCTCTGGCGTAACTGGTGTTATCGCGCTCGCAGAGTTTTTTAAAACCAGAAATAATAATGAAAGAAGTATAATTTTTATTTGCTTTACTGCGGAAGAAATTGGTTTAATTGGATCTAAATATTTTGTAAAAGACATTGACGCTTCTAACTTTGTTGCAGGAATAAATTTAGAAATGATTGGTAAGGAAGCTAAATTTGGTCCTAGAACAGCTTGGCTTACAGGATTTGAAAAATCCAACTTTGGACAACTTATTCAACAAAACCTCGAAGGATCAGGATATAAACTTTACCCAGACCCCTATAAAAATTATAGTTTATTTTTCAGATCAGATAATGCTTTATTCGCTCGCTTAGGAATTCCTGCGCATACTTTTTCTACAACATCAATTGATCTTGATCCTGATTATCATAAAGTAACAGATGAGCCCGAAACATGCAATATAAATGCATTAACAGAAGCTATAAAAGCTGTTGCAATTGGCATATCTTCAATTGTAAATGGTAAAGATACTCCAACACGGATAAAGTAG
- a CDS encoding S8 family peptidase yields MKKLVFSLAIAMAMVSCSKNEENPQENTYEQSELLTKEEINAKIQESIDLKGDFFWMETDALTIWSAVKHGDNMLTIGYGDSKNEFQKGPKSDAIKDNLISLVKSIEKTTTTKGKDELYVDATLNIFDIKVENKETIEALLNDERVRYLEPATYKLENENTRSGEGFGCGFSSQSLNSADYRTVAPGARVPWNFDIHNIPAAWDYSTGNGITVAVIDTGLSPNQRWMNQYFNDGYSSGRTLQKYGTFVDSWWAWSNNYDGVNDKCGHGTSMASAATAPRNNDNLPVGVAYNANLVSYRSVQNVLIDDYHEKRGVAEALTAIGNRSDIKIVSMSIGSPFSSSRVRDAIRYAYNRGKLIFAAGGTSTSITNWYGVIFPASMDETVAVTGIIEGQYKRCENCHSGSKIDFTIEMERSGSGKNVPVLSSNDGAANYVGGSSVATATTAGIAALVWSKNPNWSRSQVLDKMKRAGEFYPNRNSSFGYGNIDALKAVQ; encoded by the coding sequence ATGAAAAAACTAGTATTTAGTTTAGCCATTGCTATGGCTATGGTTTCTTGTTCTAAAAACGAGGAAAATCCACAAGAGAACACCTACGAACAATCAGAATTACTAACAAAAGAAGAAATTAATGCGAAAATTCAAGAATCTATTGATTTAAAAGGAGATTTTTTCTGGATGGAAACAGATGCCCTCACTATTTGGAGTGCAGTTAAACATGGTGATAATATGCTTACGATTGGGTATGGTGATTCTAAAAATGAATTTCAAAAAGGACCTAAATCGGATGCTATTAAAGACAATTTAATTTCCTTAGTAAAAAGTATAGAAAAAACAACTACAACCAAAGGAAAGGATGAGTTATATGTTGATGCTACTTTAAATATTTTTGATATTAAAGTTGAAAATAAAGAAACTATTGAAGCTCTTTTAAACGATGAAAGAGTTCGATATTTAGAACCTGCAACCTATAAGTTGGAAAATGAAAACACGAGATCAGGTGAAGGATTTGGCTGTGGCTTTAGTTCACAATCTTTAAATTCTGCCGATTATCGTACAGTTGCTCCTGGAGCCAGAGTGCCATGGAACTTTGATATCCACAACATCCCAGCAGCTTGGGACTACAGTACTGGAAACGGAATTACAGTAGCTGTTATTGATACTGGACTATCTCCAAATCAGAGATGGATGAACCAATACTTTAATGATGGATATTCTTCTGGAAGAACTTTACAGAAATATGGAACGTTCGTGGACTCTTGGTGGGCGTGGTCAAACAATTATGACGGTGTTAACGATAAATGTGGACATGGAACAAGTATGGCTTCTGCTGCAACAGCGCCTAGAAACAATGACAACTTACCAGTCGGTGTAGCATATAATGCAAATTTAGTTTCATATCGTTCTGTTCAAAATGTACTAATTGATGATTATCACGAAAAAAGAGGTGTTGCGGAAGCATTAACTGCTATTGGAAATAGAAGCGACATCAAAATAGTATCAATGTCTATTGGTTCTCCTTTTAGTAGCTCAAGGGTTAGAGATGCTATTAGATATGCTTACAACAGAGGAAAATTAATATTCGCAGCTGGAGGAACTTCTACTTCAATAACCAACTGGTATGGCGTTATTTTTCCAGCAAGCATGGATGAAACAGTAGCTGTTACAGGTATAATTGAAGGTCAGTACAAACGATGTGAAAATTGTCATTCTGGTTCAAAAATAGATTTTACTATCGAGATGGAGCGCAGTGGATCTGGAAAGAATGTACCAGTTTTAAGTTCTAATGACGGTGCGGCAAATTACGTCGGAGGATCTTCTGTTGCAACTGCAACAACTGCAGGAATCGCTGCTTTAGTATGGTCTAAAAACCCGAACTGGTCAAGATCTCAAGTATTAGACAAAATGAAAAGAGCTGGTGAATTTTATCCTAATAGAAATTCAAGCTTTGGTTATGGTAATATCGATGCACTTAAAGCTGTTCAATAA
- a CDS encoding M57 family metalloprotease, producing MKKMKFSRIALLLVGASFFACQTENNEQPTETVESEVSPEIVAKLANFDVNVNNVKKVDFLLPDGNTIPMIQMEEDIHMSEDQVMGLPNLQGVTGRNYHTNSLVAQNTVINIIGYTGGGGFGLSNKAQTALQWAVNNYNRLNLSIRFNLTYGTNYQPQDMVVYNNPNQNSSGGSAGFPSGGAPFKFVQIYGLEGFNTNVNEHVITHEIGHSVGFRHTDYFSRQSCGQNVNEGSAGVGANPIPGTPSGYDPTSIMLACFSASTNGEFNNNDVTALNYLY from the coding sequence ATGAAAAAAATGAAATTCTCCAGAATTGCATTATTACTAGTTGGGGCTAGTTTTTTCGCATGTCAAACAGAAAACAATGAACAACCAACTGAAACGGTAGAGAGCGAAGTATCTCCCGAGATTGTAGCTAAACTAGCCAACTTTGATGTTAACGTTAATAACGTTAAAAAAGTAGATTTTTTATTACCTGATGGAAATACGATTCCAATGATTCAAATGGAGGAAGATATCCATATGTCTGAAGATCAAGTAATGGGGTTACCAAATCTTCAAGGTGTAACAGGAAGAAACTATCATACAAATAGCTTAGTTGCGCAAAACACTGTAATCAATATCATTGGTTACACTGGTGGTGGTGGTTTCGGTCTTTCAAATAAAGCACAAACTGCTTTACAATGGGCTGTAAACAACTATAATAGATTAAACTTATCTATTAGATTTAATTTAACGTACGGAACAAATTACCAACCACAAGACATGGTGGTTTACAACAATCCTAACCAAAATAGTTCAGGAGGTTCTGCAGGTTTCCCTTCAGGTGGGGCACCATTTAAATTTGTACAAATTTACGGTTTGGAAGGTTTTAATACCAACGTTAATGAGCATGTTATTACTCACGAGATCGGACACTCTGTAGGATTCCGTCACACTGATTATTTCTCTAGACAAAGTTGTGGACAAAACGTAAATGAAGGTTCAGCAGGAGTTGGAGCCAATCCAATCCCAGGTACTCCTTCAGGATACGATCCAACGTCTATAATGTTAGCTTGTTTTAGTGCGAGTACTAATGGAGAGTTCAACAATAATGATGTAACAGCATTAAATTATCTATACTAA
- a CDS encoding ATP-dependent Clp protease adaptor ClpS — translation MSTIEKIQEELDVLVQETREHEIILYNDDVNTFDFVIDSLVNVCDHTLEQAEQCTILVHYKGKCAVKTGEYKELEPRCTKLLELGLSAEIV, via the coding sequence ATGAGTACAATTGAGAAAATTCAAGAAGAGTTAGATGTTCTTGTACAGGAAACAAGAGAACATGAGATAATTTTGTACAACGATGATGTAAATACATTTGATTTTGTAATTGATAGTTTAGTAAATGTTTGTGATCATACTTTAGAACAAGCAGAGCAATGTACTATCCTTGTTCATTATAAAGGTAAATGTGCTGTAAAAACAGGAGAATATAAAGAGTTAGAACCTAGGTGTACTAAATTACTTGAACTAGGTCTATCGGCAGAAATTGTATAA
- the prmA gene encoding 50S ribosomal protein L11 methyltransferase, with protein MDNIYIEYTFKVAPKEPATEILIAELGIVGFESFVENDNGFVAFIQQQDWRENLLDDIFILKSDEFKISFTHKEIAQENWNEEWEKNFTPIQVDGKVSIRAPFHENPNLPYDIVIEPKMSFGTGHHETTHMMVQHLLELNVENKKVLDMGCGTGILAIFAEMKGAKPIDAIDIDNWCYLNSLENVERNNCKSISVYEGDASLLVNKKYDIVIANINRNILLTDLKTYVNCLNEKGIVLLSGFYEEDIPIIDAEARKYDLTLDTVIKRNNWVAVKYLK; from the coding sequence TTGGATAATATTTATATAGAATACACTTTTAAGGTTGCTCCAAAAGAGCCTGCAACAGAAATTTTAATTGCAGAACTTGGTATTGTCGGTTTTGAGAGTTTTGTGGAAAATGATAATGGTTTTGTAGCTTTTATTCAGCAGCAAGATTGGAGAGAAAATTTATTAGATGATATTTTTATTCTTAAATCTGATGAGTTTAAAATCTCATTTACTCATAAAGAAATCGCACAAGAAAATTGGAATGAAGAATGGGAGAAAAACTTTACACCAATTCAAGTAGATGGTAAAGTAAGTATTCGTGCTCCTTTTCACGAGAATCCTAATTTACCATACGACATAGTAATAGAACCAAAAATGAGTTTTGGTACTGGTCATCATGAAACAACACATATGATGGTTCAACATTTGTTGGAGTTAAATGTTGAAAACAAAAAAGTACTAGATATGGGTTGTGGAACTGGAATTTTAGCAATTTTTGCTGAAATGAAAGGTGCAAAACCTATTGATGCTATTGATATTGATAACTGGTGTTATTTAAACTCTTTAGAAAATGTTGAGCGAAATAACTGTAAAAGTATAAGTGTTTATGAAGGGGATGCTTCTTTGTTAGTAAATAAAAAATATGATATTGTAATTGCTAACATTAATAGAAATATTCTTTTAACAGATTTAAAGACTTATGTAAATTGTTTAAATGAAAAAGGAATAGTACTTTTAAGTGGATTTTATGAGGAGGATATTCCAATCATAGATGCGGAAGCTAGAAAATATGATTTAACTTTAGATACCGTAATTAAGAGAAATAATTGGGTTGCAGTTAAATATTTAAAATAA
- the tpiA gene encoding triose-phosphate isomerase — protein MRKKIVAGNWKMNNNINETKELIQGLKNEMEAVTLNNARVIIAPSFINLQQAVSETNDSVIEVSAQNLHQAKSGAYTGEVSADMLSSVGVKTVIIGHSERRAYFNETDDILSEKVNAAIENDFEIIFCFGEQLEDRETNNHFKVVESQLKNVLFSLPSSAFSKVVLAYEPVWAIGTGKTASADQAQEMHQFIRGLFVEAYSQELADSISILYGGSVKPGNAEEIFSKPDVDGGLIGGASLKAKDFSDIVKSI, from the coding sequence ATGAGAAAAAAGATTGTAGCAGGTAACTGGAAAATGAATAATAACATTAATGAAACTAAGGAATTAATTCAAGGTTTAAAAAATGAAATGGAAGCAGTAACTTTAAATAATGCAAGAGTTATAATCGCTCCTTCTTTTATCAATTTACAACAAGCAGTTAGTGAAACTAATGATTCAGTAATTGAGGTTTCTGCTCAAAATTTACATCAGGCTAAAAGTGGTGCCTACACGGGAGAGGTTTCGGCAGATATGTTGTCTTCAGTAGGTGTTAAAACTGTTATTATAGGTCATTCAGAAAGGAGAGCATATTTTAATGAGACTGACGATATTTTATCGGAAAAAGTAAATGCAGCAATCGAAAATGATTTTGAAATTATTTTTTGTTTTGGTGAGCAATTAGAAGATAGAGAAACAAATAATCATTTTAAAGTTGTCGAATCACAATTAAAAAATGTACTTTTTAGCTTACCTTCGAGCGCGTTTAGCAAGGTGGTTTTAGCATATGAGCCAGTTTGGGCAATTGGAACAGGAAAAACAGCATCTGCTGATCAAGCACAAGAGATGCATCAATTTATTAGAGGGTTATTTGTGGAAGCTTACAGTCAAGAGTTAGCAGATAGTATTTCTATTTTATATGGAGGTAGTGTGAAACCAGGAAATGCTGAAGAAATCTTTTCAAAGCCTGATGTTGATGGTGGACTAATTGGAGGAGCATCATTAAAAGCGAAAGATTTTTCGGATATAGTAAAATCAATTTAA
- a CDS encoding TlpA family protein disulfide reductase: MKGIIFFVVIVLMITSCASLKKQQFTNEALTEKLVTLDRDSVSLQGILDKNRGKQLFVQIFASYCPVSQDSFDDVLKFQKENPEKEYIFLSVDHSYYDWKRGLEYVKPKGQFYYIPEKGDGALGRFLKLKSIPRFLKINEDGKIEVYKTSKVSEILK; encoded by the coding sequence ATGAAAGGAATAATATTTTTTGTGGTAATTGTTTTAATGATCACGAGCTGTGCATCTTTAAAGAAACAACAATTTACAAATGAAGCGTTAACAGAAAAACTAGTAACACTCGATCGAGATTCTGTTTCATTACAAGGTATTCTCGATAAGAATAGAGGAAAGCAACTCTTTGTGCAAATTTTTGCAAGCTATTGTCCGGTAAGTCAAGATAGTTTCGATGATGTTTTAAAATTTCAAAAAGAAAATCCAGAAAAAGAATATATTTTTCTTTCTGTAGATCATTCTTATTATGATTGGAAAAGAGGATTAGAATATGTGAAACCAAAAGGTCAGTTTTATTATATTCCGGAAAAAGGAGACGGAGCTCTAGGAAGGTTTTTAAAATTAAAAAGTATTCCGCGATTTTTAAAAATTAATGAAGATGGTAAAATAGAGGTTTATAAAACTTCTAAGGTATCAGAGATACTTAAATAA
- a CDS encoding ABC transporter permease: MFRYIFSKVLYGFLTLFGVITVIFFLFNVLPGDPARMLMGQREDSKQLEIIRKKYGFDQSISTQYFYYLNDISPISFHSKSSENYTSFDSGKYSGLSLFTIGNTEIALKYPYLRDSFQKNGKSVSDVIKETLPNTAVLAIVSITIALIIGIILGVFSALFKDSWFDKIIAIISTLGMSVPSFFSAILFAWFFGFLLHEFTGLEMTGSLYEVDDFGEGSYIKWKNLILPALVLGIRPLAVVVQLMRNSLLETLSQDYIRTAKAKGLNNYQVIKNHALKNSLNPVVTAISGWFASMLAGAVFVEYIFNWNGLGKEIVNALNTLDLPVIMGSVLVVAILFITINILVDVIYSWLDPRVKLN; this comes from the coding sequence ATGTTTCGATATATATTCAGTAAAGTTTTATACGGTTTTTTAACCCTTTTTGGGGTTATTACTGTTATTTTCTTTTTATTTAACGTTTTGCCTGGTGATCCAGCACGAATGTTAATGGGACAAAGAGAGGATAGCAAGCAATTAGAGATTATAAGAAAGAAGTATGGATTTGATCAGTCAATATCCACTCAATATTTTTATTACCTAAATGATATTTCTCCGATTTCTTTTCATAGTAAAAGCAGTGAAAATTACACTTCATTTGATTCTGGAAAGTATTCAGGACTTTCTTTGTTTACTATCGGGAATACAGAAATCGCCTTAAAATATCCTTATTTAAGAGATTCTTTTCAGAAAAATGGAAAGAGCGTAAGTGATGTAATTAAAGAAACCTTACCTAATACGGCAGTTCTCGCAATTGTTTCAATAACAATAGCACTTATCATCGGAATTATCCTAGGAGTTTTTTCGGCTTTATTTAAAGATTCTTGGTTTGATAAAATTATAGCAATTATTAGTACTTTAGGAATGAGTGTTCCTTCATTTTTCTCAGCTATTTTATTTGCCTGGTTTTTTGGTTTTTTATTACATGAATTTACTGGATTGGAAATGACGGGAAGTTTATATGAAGTGGATGACTTCGGTGAAGGATCCTACATTAAATGGAAAAATTTGATTTTACCTGCTTTGGTGTTAGGAATTCGTCCTTTAGCAGTAGTGGTTCAATTAATGAGAAATTCGTTATTAGAAACTTTAAGTCAAGATTATATTAGGACAGCTAAAGCTAAAGGTTTAAATAACTATCAAGTGATTAAGAACCATGCTTTGAAAAATTCATTAAATCCAGTGGTAACAGCAATATCAGGTTGGTTTGCTTCTATGTTAGCAGGTGCTGTTTTTGTAGAATATATTTTTAATTGGAATGGATTGGGGAAGGAAATTGTAAATGCATTAAACACATTAGACTTACCAGTTATTATGGGAAGTGTTCTTGTTGTAGCAATACTTTTTATAACGATTAATATCTTAGTAGACGTTATATATAGTTGGTTAGACCCAAGAGTAAAGTTGAATTAA
- the pyrF gene encoding orotidine-5'-phosphate decarboxylase, with the protein MTTQQLVAEIKRKKSFLCIGLDVDLTKIPTHLLEEEDPIFAFNKEIIDATHHLCVAYKPNTAFYEAYGIKGWKALEKTINYINIKHPEIFTIADAKRGDIGNTSTMYAKAFFEDLSFDSVTVAPYMGKDSVEPFLAFENKHTILLALTSNQGAFDFQIQKINDQEVYKKVLEVSKTWKNASNLMYVVGATKAEYLEDIRQIIPDSFLLVPGVGAQGGNLQDVCKYGMTANIGLLINSSRGIIYAGNNKNFANKSAKKARELQKQMEQILNLL; encoded by the coding sequence ATGACAACACAACAACTAGTAGCGGAAATTAAAAGAAAAAAGTCTTTTTTATGTATTGGATTAGATGTGGATTTAACTAAAATTCCAACGCATTTATTAGAGGAAGAAGATCCTATTTTTGCGTTTAACAAAGAAATAATTGATGCTACTCATCATCTTTGTGTAGCATATAAACCTAATACCGCTTTTTACGAAGCTTATGGAATTAAAGGATGGAAAGCATTAGAAAAAACAATAAACTACATTAATATAAAACATCCTGAAATCTTTACCATTGCGGATGCGAAACGTGGAGATATAGGAAATACTTCAACGATGTATGCCAAAGCTTTCTTTGAAGATTTGTCTTTTGATTCAGTAACTGTTGCCCCTTACATGGGAAAAGATTCAGTAGAACCTTTTTTAGCTTTTGAAAATAAACACACAATTTTACTAGCACTCACATCTAACCAAGGAGCCTTTGATTTTCAAATACAAAAAATCAACGACCAAGAGGTTTATAAAAAAGTACTAGAAGTTTCTAAAACATGGAAAAACGCTTCTAATTTAATGTATGTAGTTGGTGCAACAAAAGCTGAATATCTTGAAGATATAAGACAAATAATCCCAGATAGCTTTTTACTTGTTCCTGGAGTTGGTGCTCAGGGAGGAAATTTACAAGATGTTTGTAAATACGGAATGACAGCAAATATCGGATTATTGATAAACTCTTCCAGAGGAATCATCTACGCTGGAAACAATAAGAATTTCGCTAATAAATCAGCTAAAAAAGCTAGAGAGCTTCAGAAACAAATGGAGCAAATTTTAAATTTATTGTAA
- a CDS encoding ABC transporter substrate-binding protein encodes MKIIETNIASKGKTFKRIVSLVPSQTELLYDLGLEDKILGITKFCVHPFHFKQTKTIVGGTKNIKIAKIKELKPDIILCNKEENTKEIVEMCQEIAEVHVSEIYNLTDFIKLIEEYGALLGCRTEAKNIVQKLNFRLADFKQFTKNLKPKKVAYFIWREPWMVAANNTFIDHILELNKFINIYKSKERYPVVELKKIRLEGDPDLVFLSSEPYPFKDEHAFEIGRSTHHAKTIFVDGELFSWHGSRILKSFDYFKKLHQRII; translated from the coding sequence ATTAAGATTATCGAAACTAATATAGCTTCAAAAGGAAAAACTTTCAAAAGAATTGTATCATTAGTTCCAAGTCAAACAGAATTATTATACGATTTGGGGTTAGAAGATAAAATTCTGGGAATTACAAAGTTCTGTGTACATCCTTTCCATTTTAAACAAACTAAAACTATTGTTGGTGGAACCAAAAATATAAAAATTGCAAAAATTAAAGAGCTGAAGCCAGACATCATTTTATGTAACAAAGAAGAAAACACAAAAGAAATTGTAGAAATGTGCCAAGAGATTGCGGAGGTGCATGTTTCGGAAATATATAATCTTACTGATTTCATCAAATTAATTGAAGAATATGGTGCTCTCTTAGGATGCAGAACTGAAGCTAAAAACATCGTTCAAAAACTAAATTTCAGATTAGCAGACTTCAAACAATTTACCAAGAATTTAAAACCGAAAAAAGTAGCTTACTTTATTTGGAGAGAACCATGGATGGTAGCAGCCAATAATACTTTTATTGATCATATACTAGAACTTAATAAGTTTATCAACATTTATAAAAGCAAGGAAAGATATCCAGTAGTGGAACTTAAAAAGATTCGACTTGAAGGTGATCCTGACTTGGTATTCTTATCATCAGAGCCGTATCCTTTTAAAGATGAACATGCTTTCGAGATCGGAAGGAGCACACATCACGCAAAAACTATTTTTGTTGACGGGGAATTATTCTCATGGCACGGCAGCAGAATACTTAAATCATTTGACTATTTTAAAAAATTACACCAAAGAATTATCTAA